The Christiangramia flava JLT2011 genome has a segment encoding these proteins:
- a CDS encoding phosphatase PAP2 family protein — MRQIFLISLCLLSLQFSWSQENSSPYKTDFWKDGAWIAGGVGLNMLGFSLVQNKDELTTAELMALNRNDISKINRGAVGNYSKSADEASYIPFYASFASPALLLLGDAERENFGQISVMFVETMATTGAFFTITAGLVDKSRPLVYNENLPEEQRTEASAQRSFFAGHTAATAAATFFTAKVFQDFNPDSKAVPFVWAGAIAVPATVGYLRTKAGKHFLTDNVVGFGVGALCGILVPEIHKIGNQDLAFYPSIENNIGGTGVDAAGVGMNFRF; from the coding sequence ATGAGACAGATTTTTTTAATTTCACTCTGCTTACTCAGCTTGCAATTTTCCTGGTCGCAGGAAAATTCCTCACCTTATAAAACCGATTTTTGGAAAGACGGTGCCTGGATTGCAGGTGGCGTTGGTTTGAATATGCTTGGTTTCAGCCTGGTTCAGAATAAAGATGAACTGACTACTGCTGAATTAATGGCCTTAAACCGCAATGATATTTCAAAGATCAACCGAGGTGCTGTTGGAAACTATTCCAAAAGCGCAGATGAAGCCAGCTATATTCCCTTCTATGCATCTTTTGCCAGCCCTGCATTACTTTTATTAGGAGATGCTGAAAGAGAAAATTTTGGTCAGATTTCAGTGATGTTTGTTGAAACCATGGCCACCACCGGTGCTTTTTTCACCATTACTGCCGGTTTGGTTGATAAAAGCAGGCCCCTGGTCTATAATGAAAATTTACCGGAAGAGCAGCGAACGGAAGCCAGTGCCCAAAGATCCTTTTTTGCCGGGCACACGGCGGCTACAGCAGCAGCTACTTTTTTCACGGCAAAGGTTTTCCAGGATTTTAATCCTGATTCGAAAGCCGTTCCCTTCGTCTGGGCGGGCGCGATTGCGGTGCCGGCCACTGTGGGCTACCTAAGGACAAAAGCAGGAAAGCACTTTTTGACAGATAACGTGGTAGGTTTTGGCGTGGGCGCGCTTTGTGGTATCTTAGTTCCTGAAATCCATAAGATTGGTAATCAGGATTTGGCATTTTATCCTTCTATTGAAAATAATATTGGCGGAACAGGTGTTGATGCAGCAGGTGTTGGAATGAATTTCCGCTTCTAA
- a CDS encoding response regulator — MLRTIIIDDDEIITFLQRNIVKKCELDPDPYSFSNAEVALDFLRERTSSEEFLIMLDINMPQMTGWEFLERLKSVPNNQNCFVVMVTSSIDRSDKRKAANDSHVVDFIEKPVSARHCSKLKGLERLAEYFEETA, encoded by the coding sequence ATGTTGAGAACGATCATTATAGACGATGACGAAATAATTACGTTTTTACAGCGTAACATCGTTAAAAAATGCGAACTGGACCCAGATCCCTATTCTTTTTCCAATGCTGAAGTGGCATTAGACTTTTTACGGGAACGAACTTCTTCAGAAGAATTCCTGATCATGCTGGACATTAACATGCCGCAGATGACCGGATGGGAATTTTTAGAAAGATTGAAATCTGTTCCGAATAATCAGAATTGTTTTGTGGTTATGGTGACTTCCTCTATAGACCGGTCTGATAAGCGCAAAGCAGCTAACGACAGCCATGTGGTGGATTTTATTGAAAAACCGGTCTCTGCACGACATTGTTCCAAATTAAAAGGCCTGGAACGCCTGGCAGAATATTTCGAAGAAACCGCCTAA
- a CDS encoding endonuclease/exonuclease/phosphatase family protein, which produces MSTIELIILIYSGLMCIPTLASITRFDQWWIRGFDFPRIQISFLIILAILLSVFLYDFSKPWHFIAIGVLLLSLSYQFVKIYPYTYLAKKQVFKFKGSDSSASISIIVSNVLTTNKRSDKLIQLVHDRKPDLLLTLESDERWEKELEVLEDEYRYTVKIPLDNLYGMHFYSKLQLEDIKVRYLVQEDIPSIHGYVILRNGEKVKIHCLHPMPPSPTESETSTNRDAELLMLGRDIDCEKEPALVLGDLNDVAWSRTTRLFQKLSGLMDPRIGRGFFNTFHADYALFRWPLDHVFHTKDFTLIEIARERNIGSDHFPMYINLNYEPTAELINEDTDQPDEEEKEWAEEKIKSANPIIPKID; this is translated from the coding sequence ATGAGTACAATTGAACTCATCATTTTAATTTATTCGGGCCTGATGTGTATTCCAACACTGGCTTCAATAACGAGATTTGATCAATGGTGGATTCGCGGTTTTGATTTTCCGAGAATCCAGATCAGCTTTTTGATCATTCTGGCCATTTTGCTTTCAGTTTTCTTATACGACTTCAGTAAACCCTGGCATTTTATAGCGATTGGTGTGCTACTGCTCAGTTTATCCTATCAATTTGTCAAAATTTACCCTTATACTTATTTAGCCAAAAAACAGGTATTTAAGTTCAAAGGCAGTGATTCCAGTGCTTCGATTTCTATAATTGTCAGTAATGTTTTAACTACTAACAAGAGAAGTGACAAATTGATTCAGTTAGTCCACGATCGCAAACCAGACCTTCTGCTTACGCTGGAAAGTGATGAGCGTTGGGAAAAAGAACTGGAAGTCCTGGAAGACGAATATCGCTATACGGTAAAGATTCCGCTGGATAATCTCTACGGAATGCATTTTTATTCCAAACTCCAACTGGAAGATATTAAAGTTCGATATCTGGTGCAGGAAGATATTCCGTCGATTCACGGGTACGTCATTCTTCGGAACGGCGAAAAAGTTAAAATACACTGTTTGCATCCCATGCCTCCAAGTCCTACGGAAAGTGAAACTTCCACCAACCGAGATGCAGAACTGCTGATGCTGGGCAGAGATATAGATTGTGAAAAGGAACCTGCCCTGGTCCTCGGGGATCTCAATGATGTAGCCTGGTCGCGTACCACAAGACTTTTTCAGAAATTAAGCGGATTAATGGACCCAAGGATAGGCCGTGGATTTTTCAATACTTTTCATGCAGATTATGCCCTTTTCCGCTGGCCATTAGACCATGTGTTTCACACGAAAGATTTCACCCTTATTGAGATTGCCAGAGAGCGCAATATTGGTTCAGATCATTTCCCAATGTACATTAATCTGAATTATGAGCCAACTGCCGAATTGATCAATGAAGATACTGACCAGCCTGACGAAGAAGAAAAAGAATGGGCAGAGGAAAAGATCAAAAGCGCTAACCCGATCATTCCTAAGATCGACTAA
- a CDS encoding PAS domain S-box protein: protein MHDETLRLLIIEGVQEDFAHVSDLLKPHKNEVKMELAQSLETAKSLLSVSDYDLILLSFEIIPADKETEIIQLLMGLAGDIPLILLCAEADENSRSEYLSRGVSDCLFKNELSSRVLLKTIEYNIERKKIQLKLEHSEKKYKSLFDYNPMPMWVLDKDDLSFLSVNQAAIDLYGYTSEEFKKMTVKALWAPSEENRVEKVVMANAEGYFKVRVKHLTKSGKEIVVEVKSNPLIYDGHKARVSLVNDITAQIEAERKIQESEKRFKSLVQEGSDIIAILDCELQYKYCSPSCTSVFGRVPEELEGFSFFDLVHEDDLEKLQVEMADLSEKKRSQLSSYRVKGQNGNYRWLETVATDLKTDEAIRGIVLNSRDITQFVEQEQKLKHSLERYNIVAKATSDLITDYDVVNDYMHVSPAVSEMFGYPYEEVDRRVSWWNEKIHPEEYEQIKSRICEMTKNGVKNLTTEYRFRCADGSYKFILDRSYLLMDHEQKPLRIISSMQDITDRKRHMMEVESHNKRLREIAWTQSHVVRAPLAKLMGLVDLMKNYQNDFDNFDEIMENVLNSANELDQIIRKIATETEKEL, encoded by the coding sequence ATGCATGATGAAACCCTTCGTTTATTAATAATTGAAGGCGTTCAGGAAGATTTTGCACATGTTTCAGATCTTTTAAAACCTCACAAGAATGAGGTGAAAATGGAGCTTGCACAGTCCCTTGAGACAGCCAAAAGCTTGTTGAGCGTTAGTGATTATGACCTTATTCTCTTAAGTTTTGAGATCATTCCAGCTGATAAAGAGACTGAAATAATTCAGTTATTAATGGGGCTGGCCGGTGATATTCCTTTAATTCTTCTTTGCGCGGAAGCAGATGAAAACTCTCGATCGGAATACCTATCCCGGGGAGTGAGCGATTGCCTGTTTAAGAATGAGCTTAGCTCTCGTGTGCTGCTGAAAACTATTGAATATAATATCGAACGGAAAAAGATCCAGTTAAAATTAGAGCATTCCGAGAAAAAATATAAAAGTCTGTTTGATTACAATCCCATGCCCATGTGGGTTTTGGATAAAGATGATCTCAGTTTTTTGAGCGTAAATCAGGCGGCTATAGATTTGTATGGCTACACTTCCGAAGAATTCAAAAAAATGACCGTGAAAGCGCTTTGGGCACCTTCTGAAGAAAATAGGGTGGAAAAAGTGGTGATGGCCAATGCGGAAGGGTATTTCAAAGTTCGGGTGAAACATCTTACCAAATCTGGAAAAGAGATCGTTGTGGAAGTGAAAAGTAATCCGCTTATCTACGACGGGCATAAGGCCAGAGTTTCTTTGGTTAACGATATTACGGCCCAGATCGAGGCAGAAAGGAAAATTCAGGAAAGTGAGAAAAGATTTAAATCTCTGGTCCAGGAAGGCAGCGATATTATCGCGATTCTGGATTGTGAACTTCAATACAAGTATTGCTCGCCATCCTGTACTAGTGTCTTCGGAAGAGTTCCTGAAGAATTAGAAGGTTTTTCATTCTTTGATTTGGTGCATGAGGATGACCTGGAAAAATTGCAGGTAGAAATGGCAGATCTTTCCGAAAAAAAGCGCAGCCAGTTAAGTTCTTACCGTGTAAAAGGTCAGAATGGGAACTATCGATGGCTGGAAACAGTCGCAACCGACTTAAAAACCGATGAGGCTATTCGAGGTATTGTTCTAAACTCCAGGGATATAACGCAATTTGTAGAACAGGAGCAAAAACTGAAACACAGCCTGGAGCGGTATAATATTGTGGCAAAAGCGACCAGCGATTTGATTACCGATTATGATGTGGTAAATGACTATATGCACGTAAGCCCGGCAGTTTCAGAAATGTTCGGGTATCCTTATGAAGAAGTAGACCGCCGGGTGTCCTGGTGGAATGAAAAGATTCATCCGGAAGAATATGAGCAGATCAAATCACGTATCTGTGAAATGACAAAAAATGGTGTGAAAAATCTTACAACTGAATATCGATTCAGATGCGCTGATGGAAGCTATAAATTTATTCTGGATCGAAGTTATTTGCTGATGGACCATGAACAGAAACCTCTTCGGATTATTAGCTCAATGCAGGATATTACTGATCGTAAGCGCCATATGATGGAGGTTGAGAGCCATAATAAGAGACTTCGGGAAATAGCCTGGACACAATCGCACGTGGTTAGAGCGCCACTCGCTAAACTGATGGGTTTAGTCGATCTAATGAAAAATTATCAAAATGATTTTGATAATTTTGATGAGATTATGGAAAATGTTTTAAATTCAGCAAATGAGCTTGATCAAATCATCAGAAAAATAGCGACCGAAACCGAAAAAGAGCTCTAA
- a CDS encoding tyrosine-protein phosphatase: MFSIFRKNSYLIDLLEGITDFHNHILPGLDDGAKNIEESLQLIEQFRSFGIEKIVCTPHVMGDYYPNTQETIHSALAEVRSQTEISVNASAEYMMDQHFMEIIEQQEILPVVGKKVLVEMSYFQAPINLNEILFRLQNHSYSPILAHPERYAYYHHKFSQYEDLKTRGCKFQLNMLSLSGHYGTGIQKTAFLLLEKGMLDYISSDAHRMDHLEKLKKIKIKTKHEDLIKVLVDNNKKLFA, translated from the coding sequence ATGTTCTCAATCTTCCGGAAAAACAGCTACCTCATTGATCTTCTAGAAGGTATAACCGATTTCCATAATCATATATTGCCTGGTCTGGATGACGGTGCTAAAAATATTGAAGAAAGCCTTCAGTTAATTGAACAGTTTAGGAGCTTTGGTATTGAAAAAATTGTATGCACGCCTCATGTGATGGGTGATTATTATCCAAACACTCAGGAGACGATCCATTCAGCATTAGCTGAAGTAAGATCGCAAACTGAAATATCAGTAAATGCTTCCGCAGAATATATGATGGATCAGCATTTTATGGAGATTATTGAACAGCAGGAAATTCTACCTGTTGTTGGCAAAAAAGTGTTGGTTGAAATGTCTTATTTCCAGGCTCCGATCAATTTGAATGAAATACTCTTCCGGCTACAGAATCATTCGTATTCTCCCATTTTAGCACATCCAGAGAGGTATGCGTATTATCATCATAAATTCAGTCAATATGAAGATCTTAAAACGAGAGGCTGCAAATTTCAATTGAATATGTTGTCATTATCTGGTCACTACGGAACGGGAATTCAGAAAACCGCTTTTCTACTCCTAGAAAAAGGCATGTTAGATTATATTTCAAGTGATGCGCATAGAATGGATCACCTGGAAAAATTGAAGAAAATTAAGATCAAAACCAAACATGAAGATTTGATCAAAGTCCTAGTTGATAATAACAAAAAACTGTTTGCTTAG
- a CDS encoding GumC family protein, which yields MEEIFDYNEQKEESSFDLKAELYKYLTHWKWLLFSCMLGLTIAYLYNRYTLPKFRSEATLMILDESEGNVSGVLNGDGSGSLLKLEDNSLDNQIVNLKSKRIVEKVIDDLDFNIAYFIEGNVITPEVYKSSPITIKFITSDSIVNKSSLDLLISPISNQKFQLVEDENKIGDFNFGEKIQLKDLQFRITSNISQISKSNPVHIVVQPTLAVTQQYIANSAIFPKGKAMDILTLQTTNNVSTKGEDFLNNLMYQFNLDGVRDKRQVAAKTTEFIQNRLENISTDLDSVESNLADFKRENQFMDINIGATEYMSQKTSADQELFNLETQLNIISSIQKRIQEEGQYDLLPENVGIESGNVSGTISSYNQLILERRALLASSTPENPVIQDLNEQINAVRKNLDANINTAISNLNIKKEKLSGRQNSATAKFSTFPGMEKGIRNIERQQQIKEQLYLFLLQRREEAAIAFAVTSPVSKVIDSAFTHSSPVSPEPWLILVGGFVIGLLIPILIIFVKNFLDTKVHHKGDLNPLIKEVPFMGEVPRIGQDQSDVIQLNDRSPLAESFRILRTNLAYLIQKKDKGAADIIFVTSTVKGEGKTFISYNLARTLATTNKRVLLIGADIRNPKLHRYTSATIGAREKGLSDYLYDYEVTKEDIISKTNDEGIAVNVILSGPIPPNPAELLMNDRMENLIETCKPEYDYIIVDTAPTMIVTDTLLISQQADYTLYVTRADYTEKNLLQFPKDLKKQGKLKGLAVILNDVDYSKFSYGAQYGYSYGYGYGYGADEESRLQRLKKRLFTKSK from the coding sequence ATGGAAGAAATTTTTGATTATAACGAACAGAAAGAAGAGTCCAGCTTTGATTTAAAAGCTGAGTTATATAAATACCTTACTCATTGGAAGTGGCTTTTGTTTAGTTGTATGCTGGGGCTTACAATAGCCTATTTGTATAACCGCTATACCTTACCAAAATTTAGATCTGAAGCGACTTTAATGATTCTAGACGAATCTGAAGGGAATGTATCTGGAGTATTAAATGGAGATGGTTCTGGTTCACTGCTAAAATTGGAGGATAATAGTTTGGATAATCAGATTGTTAATCTTAAGTCTAAGCGTATTGTTGAAAAAGTAATTGATGACTTGGATTTTAATATTGCCTATTTTATTGAAGGGAATGTGATTACTCCGGAGGTTTATAAAAGTTCTCCAATAACAATAAAATTTATAACATCAGATAGTATCGTCAATAAATCTTCACTAGACTTGTTGATTTCTCCAATTTCTAATCAAAAATTTCAACTTGTAGAGGACGAGAATAAAATTGGTGATTTTAATTTTGGAGAAAAGATACAACTTAAAGATTTACAGTTTAGGATTACATCAAATATTAGCCAGATTAGCAAAAGTAATCCTGTACATATTGTTGTTCAACCCACACTAGCTGTCACACAGCAATATATTGCAAACAGTGCGATATTTCCTAAGGGTAAAGCGATGGATATTCTTACTTTACAAACTACAAATAATGTAAGTACAAAAGGTGAAGACTTTTTGAATAACCTGATGTATCAATTTAATTTAGACGGTGTTCGAGATAAACGTCAAGTGGCTGCTAAAACCACTGAATTTATTCAGAACAGGTTGGAAAATATTAGCACTGATTTGGATTCCGTAGAATCCAACTTAGCTGATTTCAAAAGAGAAAATCAGTTTATGGATATTAATATTGGGGCAACCGAATATATGTCTCAGAAGACAAGTGCTGACCAGGAGCTATTTAATTTAGAAACACAGCTGAATATCATTTCATCTATTCAGAAAAGAATACAGGAAGAAGGCCAGTATGATTTGCTACCTGAAAATGTTGGTATAGAATCGGGAAATGTTAGTGGTACAATTAGTAGTTATAATCAATTGATACTGGAAAGGCGGGCGCTGTTGGCAAGTTCAACTCCTGAAAATCCGGTTATTCAAGATTTGAATGAACAGATTAATGCTGTTAGAAAAAACTTAGATGCTAATATCAACACAGCGATTAGCAATTTGAACATTAAAAAAGAGAAGCTGAGCGGTAGACAAAATAGTGCAACTGCTAAATTCAGCACCTTTCCGGGAATGGAAAAGGGGATTCGAAATATTGAGAGACAACAACAGATAAAAGAACAATTATATCTCTTTTTATTGCAAAGAAGAGAAGAGGCTGCTATTGCCTTTGCAGTCACTTCACCTGTATCAAAGGTTATAGATTCCGCATTTACACACTCTTCACCTGTTAGTCCTGAACCATGGCTTATATTAGTAGGTGGCTTTGTGATTGGTTTATTAATTCCGATTTTAATCATATTTGTCAAAAACTTTTTGGATACGAAGGTCCACCATAAGGGCGATTTGAATCCTTTGATCAAAGAAGTTCCGTTCATGGGTGAAGTTCCGAGAATTGGTCAAGATCAGTCGGATGTTATTCAACTTAATGATCGCTCTCCATTGGCAGAGTCTTTCCGAATATTGAGAACCAATTTAGCTTATCTAATTCAGAAGAAGGATAAGGGTGCGGCTGACATCATTTTCGTTACCTCAACAGTCAAAGGAGAAGGAAAAACTTTCATTTCTTATAATTTGGCCAGGACACTGGCTACCACGAATAAAAGAGTGCTATTGATCGGTGCAGATATCCGTAATCCTAAGCTTCACCGTTATACTTCTGCAACCATTGGTGCCAGGGAAAAAGGATTGTCTGATTATCTCTATGATTATGAGGTAACCAAAGAGGATATTATTTCTAAAACCAATGATGAGGGTATTGCTGTAAATGTTATTCTTTCAGGGCCTATACCTCCCAACCCTGCTGAATTGCTTATGAACGATCGAATGGAAAATTTAATCGAAACCTGTAAACCGGAATACGATTATATTATCGTTGATACTGCTCCGACTATGATCGTTACCGATACGCTATTAATTAGCCAGCAGGCCGATTATACTCTTTACGTGACAAGGGCCGATTATACTGAAAAGAACCTGCTTCAATTTCCGAAAGATTTGAAAAAACAAGGTAAGTTAAAAGGTCTTGCCGTAATCCTGAATGATGTGGATTATTCTAAATTCTCATACGGTGCCCAGTACGGCTATTCTTACGGGTACGGTTATGGTTATGGAGCCGATGAAGAATCCCGTTTGCAAAGACTTAAAAAACGCTTGTTTACCAAATCCAAATAG
- a CDS encoding capsule assembly Wzi family protein, producing MRRLFPLFILLHSFCLFSQTEYSAEFSGVGLASSNGEMPFWFYSNTKGRIDQKTNLMGLFSGKGTFDTSDESFVEMGAGAFFSEGYDNNLKLDEAYIAFTSPKIGVVVGKKHKKDLFRGLSASNESILWSLNAGAIPGIRLFTTDPFFISGKDHGFGVTGSWEEYLLDDDRYVENTRLHHKSFHFVYRSQTEFQVSVGLQHFVQWGGVSPDFGKLPSSFQDYTKIITGGTGEDSVGGQEVNALGNQLGSYELKVRAKIQNLDFQFLYNHIFEDGSGLKMGNLPDGRYSLYVEDNRDSFWGVPWFKAFILEYYYLENQSRNRQGSSVDGSDNYFSNNLYRSGWTYNNFTIGNPFIIANTPQGIGIKYNIVSAIHMGITGEILNDQPYKLLLSYRSIYGKKDSFIADPKKIISPFFELALLQGDYQLNLQLGADINSGESSNFGVGLSFRQEFF from the coding sequence ATGCGCAGACTTTTTCCGCTTTTTATTTTACTACACTCATTTTGCCTTTTTAGTCAAACGGAATACTCGGCAGAATTTTCAGGAGTTGGTCTGGCCTCTTCCAATGGCGAAATGCCTTTTTGGTTCTATTCCAATACAAAGGGAAGAATTGACCAGAAAACCAATTTGATGGGGCTATTTTCTGGAAAAGGAACTTTTGATACTTCAGATGAATCATTTGTGGAAATGGGTGCGGGCGCTTTTTTTAGCGAAGGCTATGATAATAATCTGAAACTGGATGAAGCTTATATAGCTTTCACCTCTCCAAAAATTGGAGTGGTCGTGGGAAAAAAGCATAAAAAAGATCTTTTCCGAGGCTTAAGTGCTTCCAATGAAAGTATTTTATGGTCCTTAAATGCCGGTGCAATTCCGGGAATCAGACTGTTTACTACCGATCCATTTTTTATCAGCGGAAAAGATCATGGTTTTGGTGTGACCGGAAGCTGGGAAGAGTATTTGCTTGATGATGATCGATATGTAGAAAATACCCGGCTCCATCATAAAAGTTTTCATTTTGTTTACCGCAGTCAAACTGAATTTCAGGTGTCTGTAGGATTGCAGCATTTTGTGCAATGGGGAGGTGTTTCACCCGATTTTGGGAAATTACCCAGTAGCTTTCAGGATTACACTAAGATTATTACTGGTGGAACCGGGGAAGATTCGGTAGGAGGGCAGGAAGTCAATGCTTTAGGAAATCAATTAGGAAGCTACGAATTAAAAGTCAGAGCCAAAATACAGAACTTAGATTTTCAGTTCCTGTATAATCATATTTTCGAAGATGGCTCTGGTTTAAAAATGGGAAATCTACCAGACGGTCGCTATTCTTTATATGTTGAAGATAATCGGGATAGTTTTTGGGGAGTGCCTTGGTTCAAAGCTTTTATATTGGAATATTATTATTTGGAAAACCAATCCAGAAATCGGCAGGGATCTTCTGTTGATGGGAGTGATAATTATTTTAGCAATAACTTATATCGTTCGGGTTGGACCTACAATAACTTTACCATTGGGAATCCCTTTATTATTGCCAACACACCTCAAGGAATTGGTATCAAATACAATATAGTTTCGGCAATTCATATGGGAATTACGGGTGAAATTCTGAATGATCAACCCTATAAATTGTTACTTTCTTATCGTTCTATCTACGGAAAAAAGGATTCGTTCATTGCAGATCCTAAGAAAATTATTTCTCCATTTTTCGAATTAGCTCTTCTCCAAGGGGATTACCAGTTGAACCTGCAGTTGGGAGCGGATATTAATTCTGGTGAAAGTTCTAATTTTGGTGTTGGATTGAGTTTCCGACAAGAATTCTTTTAG